Below is a genomic region from Papilio machaon chromosome 19, ilPapMach1.1, whole genome shotgun sequence.
TCAGCaactatttacaataatataatatatttttttatataaaatatattaataaatctcaTTGTTTTAATGGAATGATTGACAATTGCACTTAAGTTTACTATAGatgatttttatcttaaaaatagttaaattttatataacaatagacaattcaattatttttaataccttgGCACTATTAAATTGCCTGCATTAATTCGCTTAAGTAGTAAACACaactgtataatatttttcaaacatctTAGCGGCTCGGAACATTGAGTCCTTGAGCCGTCAAGATATTTGAAGATTTATAACACTTCGTTAACACCTTTTACACcacgttttattattaaaacgaaCTTGCTACACATCGGCAGCAGTGAAAGTGTTGACTATTTAATTTGTTCGGGCACATCTATGAATGTAAAATTCTAAGCAGATGTTAATCGTCATCAGAAAACAAAGACAAAGGATCTTCATTTACTGCTTCTGTTTTCGTTggtttaatttctttagtttttattgatatgctttttcctgaaataaatcaaatatggtattaaaaaaaagtagcctatgtgttcttccagactatgttctacatctgtgccaaatttcatcaatatctgttgagccgtttcggagataccttcaaacaaacatccatccatctatctaaacatcaTCATCTTCAACCTgaccttatccctatggagggtcggcacagtatgtactacttctccatacatctatctaaacatttgcatttataatattaataagattagtaTGATATACCAGATATCTTTTggcaaattaattaagaaataaactttacctttaaaaatatgtaattattgcccaaaaataaaaaagtaagtgAGTCAGTTGTTATCAGGGTTGCCATTATTTCATTTGCctctagaaaataaaaataaaataatttacctgtACTCTTTCCACCACCAAAGAGGTCATCTCCGCTATCGTCATCAAATAGCGATTTCTTTACATCAACCTTTATATTAGGCTTTTTTTCTACTATAGTTTCTACAGATTTCTTGCTATTGTTCCCAAAAAGTTCTTCGTCACTATCAGttccaaatatatttttagtattcgtaacaattggttttttattacaaaataattcagTTTCCTCATCACTCATATCATCAAAAATAGATGCTTtactttttgttgttttttgtgGGTTGTTTTCGCTTTTTATTGATGTATTTATACTTTCTTTTTCGATTTTCTGTTGTTggttttctgttttatttaaagatttagCAGAATTGCTTTCTACTTTAGTAgacttaatttgtttaaatatgtcGTCGTCATCATTAGAAATAACAGTGGTATTCTTCACAGGAACTTGCAAATTTTCATTGGAAGTTTGAATTTTTGCATTATCACTGTCATTTTTATCCGTCTTAATGTTCGTAAATATATCTTcgtcgtttaaaatatatacaacttTAGATTTAACATCTTTTTCTGTACTTTTTTCAAGAGTTTCCTTTGGAATATCAACTGTTTTAGTTGTACTTTTTGGACTGTCAATTGAACTTGAGTTATCCGTTGAATCTGTACTGCCGAAGTCGATGCCGGATTTCTTAACAGCCTCTCGCCTTGCTCTTCTTGTTGATGGACGTCTTTTCACTTGAATTTTAGCTCGTTCTTTAGACAGTTTATTGTTAAGAAGCTCTGAATCCGCGTCACCTTCGAAACTGACAGATTTCACAAGCGTTGACACTGTTTCTTCTGTATTGGTTTGTTTATCTGGGATGGATACAACTAGTCCATCAGGTTCTTCGATAGGTTTAGACTTCTTTGGAGAAGCACCAGGTAATAatgtattaacatttatatttagattcaTAGGTTTGAGTTTTCcaatagattttttactaTCGTCAATATcattattaactttttcattGATTTCTTTCTCTTTGAAGTCATTTCTTTGATTTTCATCATTAATAATCGGTTGTTGGTTGCtcaattcatcaagatcttcGGGTAAAACTTGCTTTGGCAACTCTGGTTCACTgatttcatttgtaatttctGGCGGAAAATCTATATCGATAGCCGGAGGTTCATCACTAAATATCCTGAACAAATTATCACCTTTAACAGTAGAACTAACGTCAGGTTTTTCGTCGGATATTACATCatcttttttgaaaaataaagctTCGTCATCGGAATCATCATCAAAAAGTGCATTGACATTTTTACTCTTTTTAGGTTCTTTCGGTTTTTCGAAGTCCGGTGGTACATCGGTAAATATATCATTGAAAACGTCTGATTCGGGAGACTGTCGTGTGGGTAGTGATGGTAGAGCAGTATTTTCCATTTTGGTAGCAAATATGTCACTGTCACGTTCAATTTCAAGATCATTTTGAGAGTTGTTTTCATGAATTTCTGAATCATTCTTGATAGATAAGGAGTCATCCTTTACAGTTTGAGAATCTGGTGCTACCTCAGAAGAGGAATGCACATTTTCTTCTTCCAAATCTTTACTTCTTTCAGTAACTTCAGGTTCTGAGAATTGAAGATTCAATTCTTCTatggtttgtttattttcatcattTGTATTTATGGGATTGGTATCTTCCTCTAACACAGCCGTTTcttttttctgtttatttgtaaataattcatCAATTTCATCGTCATCAAATAAAGCTGGACTTTGTTCTGATGTTTGCTGTGTGGTTTGTGGAGTCAAGAATACATTATGACTATTTGCAAGGCTGTtctggtttattttatttttaatttcataatcaGCTTCCAGCTTTTCTGTAGATTTATTTTCTACCAGATTATCATTACGTACATCATTTTTAAGTGTAGTTAAGGTGCTCTGAGAAAATAGATTGTTATTATCATCATcttcacttaattttaattccttaCTTTCTATactatttgtttgtttgttgctTTCTTTAtcattagaaatattttcatcttttatttgaacattagaaaatatatcatcatcgcTATCCTCatcaaaaatacttataacatttttcttatctCTAATTGcattattatcaattttatttacattatcaaCTTTGTTTATAGAAGGTTCTATGTTAGACGTTTTTATAGGAATATCTGAAAACAAGTCATCGTTGTCGCtatcaaataaatcttttgCTTCATCAACAGTATTTTTGGAACAATTTGTCGTTTTACTAACAACTGTAACATTAGCAAATAAatcaccatcatcatcatcatcaaatattgactttacatttttatcagCCTCTTTTATaggtactttaatattatctgtAAAAATGTCATCAATATCATCGAAAAGGTTGTCACTGAAAAGGTCTACTTTATTGTCTTTTGTAATTGATTCTTGTTTGGTTTtggtttttgtttctttacttttaatttgacCAGGCTTATTTTTGCTGAAAAGATCGTCTAAGATATCTCTTTCTGGTTTTCCTGGTTTCATTTCATTAGTCTCTGGTTTGTCTATTATATCTGTTTGTGTTtcatttttagatttatttatttttatatcggaTTTAGCTTGTGTTGGTATGGGTTCAGTATGTCCAGTATGTATGGGTTTTTGGGTACTTTTGAACATTTCTTCATCACTGTCATCTGAACTATAATTTTTGCGTGGATTACGTTTTAATATCGAAGCTCCAATACTTTCCGTTCCTTTCAGAGATCCAAAAACTGAAATTCCACCTATCGGTTtctgtaaaaagaaataagaattATCCACGACAATTTAGACTTTATACTCTACTTAATAAGGCATATATAAATTACCTTATCTTTAGCACGTTCAGTAGTTTCCTCATAGTTTGGTTTAATAGTTTCTTTTTGTCCAGACTTGAATAAATCATCAACAGTACTACTAGAATTGTTTAGGCCACCAAACAAATCTTCGTTCAAACGACTTTGGTCTTTATTTGTACTAACAGTTGGTTTATTTTGGTGCAACTCAGCAAATATATCATCGTCTTCGTCGTTGTAATCCTCTCCTTCTGATTGGTATGTGTCATCCAGAGGTGGTGGTTCGTCGAAGAATATTGTagctatgaaaaaaatatttatttcagaaattacatattacctgacttaaaatttattaactataactaaatgttacaatacattgattaaaaaaacacgtacAATATAATCAATTCGAACTACCGccattattttgaaatgtcaACCGATTGTTATATCGTTAGCCAATCAGCGGGCTGTATTATCGACAGTGGCGCCACTACTTCAAAAATAACTTGCACTGAGATTAGCAATGGTCTATGAttgaaattcatatttaactagctttaacccgcgacttcgtccgcgcggtattaaaaaaatgcacacaaaataaaaaagttcctatgtccgtctcctagttctaagctacctccccatcaattttcagctaaatcagttcgaccgatcttgagttacaaatagtgtaactaacacaactttcatttatatatatagattttaaattaggtTTAAAACAAGATAATGACAAAACTCACAAGTTGGAGGTTTTTGTGGTTTATAAACGGGTGCTGGAACTGGTTGTGGTTTTATTTCTGGTTCCGGCGTTCTCACTGGAATCTGAATagtttaaggtttttttaattgatttacatCACATATATAACTAGATAATGTCACTTAAAcactcatataaaatatatattgtgcTAATTATTGTGAATTAGGTTGCTAGCTGtcacacgcgactccgtccgcgcggtgttaaaaaaaaataattagcctatgtgttacaGATTATCCCAAATTTACAACCATTATCACTTAGGAGTATGAAAAATacatagtagccgattctcagacctactgaatatgtatataaaatcggtcaagccatttcggaggagtatggtaactaacattttgacactaaaattttatatataagaaaatagatatttggatttattttgtatatctaCCTCAGGCAAATTTCCGGCTAATTTTCGTGCTAACTCAGCAGCGATGTGCGCCTGACTGACagccggcggcggcgcgctTGGCTCAGACTCCACCATAGAGCTGCTCGATGATATCTGTAGACATCATCTTATTACatgtacaaattgaattaaaatgatgCCTGGTTTATATTAAGACAGTATTCCAGTAGAGTAAGACAGTAGTACTCAAAATCATCGCTGGCATTTTGCTATTCTGAAGACTCCAAGTGACTTACACTCCTTTTTCACCTTCtagtataaaaaaaggttaaagaaaaaagatcaGAATAGCAACTAGCTTTtgtccgcgactctgtccgcgcggaattaaaaaaaaactttgtaacgTCCAACGGAATCGGGTATTCGTGTTCTGGTGTTAAGTTACCTCCCCACCTATTTTCAGAAAAACCtattcagtttttataaatagtataaatacaaaaattttcttcaattttctatttatatatatgtaaaatgttacCGTTCTCTGTGGTATATTCAGTCTGTCCGTTTGTATGTCTGATTCCTCAGATTCTGACTGCGAGTACTGGTCTGGTTCAGCCTCGGCCGCCTTCGATGTTGAACTTTCGCTATCACTGTCTTCTGGTATGAGACCTGCAggagaataaataatacaaattaattttaaaaccaaaacaaAACGTCATTTAAATGGAGATGCCGGGAAATTCTGTAAATGCCCCTAAAATAAAAGgcatattaattgttttacaaattaaattaaaaaaaatgatacagctttacaattaaattaggCTAGTGTGGAGGGTAATTGGTAAAGTTCATAAAATGAGACATACCAGCATGCCATTTCCTCTTCCATGCCTGAGATCCTATGATATGAGGTAATGGTCGCTGAGCGTACAGATCCTTAGGTCTGAATACCATTCTGAAAAGTTATATTACATCTTAAAATTacatgattatttatttactagttgtcgcccgcgactccgtacgcacggaattaaaaacataatgagctatgtggtcttccagactataatctatatctatgccaaatttcataaaggcccgtgatccgttccggagataccttcaagcaaacatccatccatacattcgcataataatattagtaagattgttcataaataaaactttaaaaaatataatttcttatgtTACCtgccatcatca
It encodes:
- the LOC106708261 gene encoding LOW QUALITY PROTEIN: WASH complex subunit 2 (The sequence of the model RefSeq protein was modified relative to this genomic sequence to represent the inferred CDS: substituted 1 base at 1 genomic stop codon), which codes for MDKSNTESLRSMAPHWSLAGDKQLLNILQDIHQKIMTHCQETNTKLEEMANVLDGANIDMQNVNNKFMALSNSQFIESRVYEDDIIVTNEDIRNKPVPPKDPETELMKLKQSLKTLESMHECVRILNSESDSDSDDDDGRMVFRPKDLYAQRPLPHIIGSQAWKRKWHAGLIPEDSDSESSTSKAAEAEPDQYSQSESEESDIQTDRLNIPQRTISSSSSMVESEPSAPPPAVSQAHIAAELARKLAGNLPEIPVRTPEPEIKPQPVPAPVYKPQKPPTSTIFFDEPPPLDDTYQSEGEDYNDEDDDIFAELHQNKPTVSTNKDQSRLNEDLFGGLNNSSSTVDDLFKSGQKETIKPNYEETTELXIVVDNSYFFLQKPIGGISVFGSLKGTESIGASILKRNPRKNYSSDDSDEEMFKSTQKPIHTGHTEPIPTQAKSDIKINKSKNETQTDIIDKPETNEMKPGKPERDILDDLFSKNKPGQIKSKETKTKTKQESITKDNKVDLFSDNLFDDIDDIFTDNIKVPIKEADKNVKSIFDDDDDGDLFANVTVVSKTTNCSKNTVDEAKDLFDSDNDDLFSDIPIKTSNIEPSINKVDNVNKIDNNAIRDKKNVISIFDEDNENISNDKESNKQTNSIESKELKLSEDDDNNNLFSQSTLTTLKNDVRNDNLVENKSTEKLEADYEIKNKINQNSLANSHNVFLTPQTTQQTSEQSPALFDDDEIDELFTNKQKKETAVLEEDTNPINTNDENKQTIEELNLQFSEPEVTERSKDLEEENVHSSSEVAPDSQTVKDDSLSIKNDSEIHENNSQNDLEIERDSDIFATKMENTALPSLPTRQSPESDVFNDIFTDVPPDFEKPKEPKKSKNVNALFDDDSDDEALFFKKDDVISDEKPDVSSTVKGDNLFRIFSDEPPAIDIDFPPEITNEISEPELPKQVLPEDLDELSNQQPIINDENQRNDFKEKEINEKVNNDIDDSKKSIGKLKPMNLNINVNTLLPGASPKKSKPIEEPDGLVVSIPDKQTNTEETVSTLVKSVSFEGDADSELLNNKLSKERAKIQVKRRPSTRRARREAVKKSGIDFGSTDSTDNSSSIDSPKSTTKTVDIPKETLEKSTEKDVKSKVVYILNDEDIFTNIKTDKNDSDNAKIQTSNENLQVPVKNTTVISNDDDDIFKQIKSTKVESNSAKSLNKTENQQQKIEKESINTSIKSENNPQKTTKSKASIFDDMSDEETELFCNKKPIVTNTKNIFGTDSDEELFGNNSKKSVETIVEKKPNIKVDVKKSLFDDDSGDDLFGGGKSTGKSISIKTKEIKPTKTEAVNEDPLSLFSDDD